From the Helianthus annuus cultivar XRQ/B chromosome 17, HanXRQr2.0-SUNRISE, whole genome shotgun sequence genome, the window aaaatggcttcccattggggtttccagagttttctaagaattttagagttttttatctagcattatcctatatatatatatatatatatatatatatatatatatatatatatatatatatatatatatatatatatatatatatatatatatatatatatagggtaaggttcatgcgagaaccacctttattgcgagaaccgcgagaaccaatgtgaacacaaccttaaaatagctaaaaaaacctaccccccccccccccccccccccaagctaaaatgctaaaaactaaacccccaaaaaacctaaaagaataaaaaaaatctaattttttttaatatttttggctactaaaagtagcgatttttttataaaaaatattaaaaaaaaagttttttgtgtgttttttagctatttttaggcatttttggttgtgttcacattggttctcgcggttctcgcaataaagggtggttcctaacggatctttgtaaTTTTGCTGTTGCAGGTCACACAGAGGCTGTACTTTCAGTTGCTTTTAGTCCTGATGGACAACACTTGGCTAGCGGTTCAGGTGACACAACGGTTCGCCTGTGGGACTTAAATACCCAAACACCCCTGTTCACTTGTACAGGTTAGATACTAGCATAAATTTTTTACTTTGCTTAAAGAGACGAAAAAACAAATATTTGACATTGATTTCTTTATTAAAACTTCGGTATAACAAGCGCATTATAGCTCATCTGGATTTCTTTACTATAACAGAACTTGTATGTAAAGCTGTACCGAATAGTCAAATACTAATAACGCGAGATCTTTAATTATCGTGTTGCACGTTTATTTAGGGCACAAGAATTGGGTTCTTTGTATCGCTTGGTCACCAGACGGTAAGCATCTTGTTAGTGGAAGCAAGTCTGGAGAACTACAATGCTGGGACCCACTGACCGGAAAACCGTCTGGCAATCTGCTCACCGTAAGATCTTTTTAACTATCTTCACCTAATCCAGAAAGAATTCATAATAAATTTTGAAATATGTTATTTATTGGTGAAAGCGAGTTTTCTTGgttatgatttattttatactgagATACACCTTATTGTGAACTAAAAAATCGATATTTATAACTTTTACTTGCATGATCTTTTAAAattgagtaaagtacacggatggtccctgtggtttaccaaaattttggatttggtccctatccaaaagtacacagatagtccctgtggtttgaacTTTGTAACACGTTTAGTCGCCaatttttttccaaaagtacctatgcagttaatattggtgatatatcggttatatcggttccctagtaaaatatcggtgtcaaatatcggtcagaatatcAGTACAGAtaatatcggcgatattgaccgatataaccgatatatcaccgatatttgaccgatatgactgatatatcaccgatatatcactgaattattagtggtaaattgctatatatataaatccTTCATTATATTAatattaccgatatcccaccgatatctcaccgagataacctatatctcaaatatcggtccttgaccaaTATCCGATATTTTATCGCATTAACTGCATGGatctgtggtttgcactttgtaacgtgtttagtccctaacttggaccctgctaaaacctttagatttgttggctgtGGACttaatgcgttacaaagtgcaaaccacagggaccactCTTGTACTTTACTCTGTTAAATTTGTTAAAATTTTGATATTAAGATGCatgaatatgttttttttttctctgcGGACTGATTTATTAATTTTACAACGTTTCAGGGACACAAGAAATGGATTACCGGTATATCTTGGGAACCATTACACCTCAGCTCACCATGTCGTCGCTTTGTCAGCTCTAGCAAAGACGGTGATGCAAGAATATGGGATGTTACGTTAAGGAGAAGTGTTATATGTCTTAGTGGCCACACTCTTGCTGTAACTTGTGTAAAATGGGGTGGAGATGGATTCATATATACAGGGTATATAATATATGCTATACCAAACTATAATTATATTTTTCATTACTCTCAATGCGTTTTTCCCCATAGATAAATTAACTCGCATTATTATATAAACACCAATAAACGCAATTTACAAGTAACAACATTTATTAAAACTTTATTCTTGGTACAGATCTCAAGACTGTACAATCAAAGTGTGGGAAACTACTCAAGGGAAGTTGATTCGTGAATTAAAGGTACAACTGAAATTATTGTTATCTAAGGCGATATTTGTGTAAGCTTTAGTTATACTTATCTATGTAGACGCGCGCTTTAATATAGCAACATTTGGCCCCAATTAAGGCACCATCTACAATCATTTTCTTGACAATTTAGTATCCATGCAAATTTTGAGTCCATAATGTAGTCGGTTTGAACCTGAGCTATAAGTTCAACTATAGAAACTAAAGATGAAAAACATGTGTGGGTCTTGTGCTAGTgctgcaaacgagccgagcctgagTTCGAGGTTTAGTTCGTTTAATTTATGAAAGCTGGAGCGCGGCTCGATTTTGTTTCTAAAGCTCAAGCTCGGCCTGTAGGTAGCTTCTTGGGCTCGGCgtgtttattaattattaattaatttatattaattataattctTATTTTCATATATAGTTTTTGTTATTTTTTCATAATTTTATAAATAGTAATTATTATTtacatatatatttaatatatatggGGAAGGTTCAtcggggaacactaaaaaagtggggaacagcggggaaccgactcaaacgaactccgattggactcattccagcggcgttggaaccggctcgtcgaaccctaactaagatctcttaaccctaaaccctaaatcctaactcctaaactctaaaccctaaagctaaaaaataaggctaaaacctaagctaaaccgtaaaatctaaactataaaccctaaaagctaaacactaaaggctaaacctaaagctaaaccctaaagctaaaccctgaagctaaaccctaaagctaaaccctaaaccctaaagctaaaccctaaaactaaaccctaaagctaaaccctaaaagccaaaccctaatatatttagggttcatgggttatgatttagggtttagggttaagagatcctagttagggttcgacgagccggttccaacgccgctggaatgagtccaatcggagttcatttgagtcggttccccactgttcctcacttttttagtgttccccaatgaacctcacactaatatattaattataattatatatataccgGGCTTGTTTACTAAACAAgtttgtttttaggctcgggcttgTTTAAGCTCTGCTCGTTTTGAGCTTATTTTTGAACCGAGATCGAGTAGCTTATATATTATATCTCTGAAAACTTACGTAATACCATGTTTACCTGACCAAAGCAATTATTATCAAATATACCCATTCAAAATACTTAAAGTTGTATAATTACTCGTGTAATAAATACAGATTATAATATGATCATTATACACTTCTCTTTTGCGTTACACTCCAAACTCTCATATCGTAATGTAAGTTTTAAAAGGTATAAATTTAAAAATGGGTATATTtaatagggtagggttcatgcgagaaccacctttattgcgagaaccgcgagaaccaatgtgaacacaacaaaataaacccactacaccaccaaaaacctaaaaaaacctaccccccccccccccaccccaacaagctaaatgctaaaaactaaacccccaaaaaacctaaaaaaatctaaaaaacacgcaaaatttaattttttatttaaatcgctacttttagtagacAAAAAATTTTTTTGTTGGCAAGTTTTTGAGAGGGGTATATGAATTATCCCTGTTGGTTTAAAAAATAAGTGACTTGTTAATAATAATATGATTATAATAATCAAGTTATTTTggtaataatataatatttttgcgGGTTGAAACAACAGGGTCATGGACACTGGGTGAATTCTCTGGCATTAAGCACAGAGTATGTTCTTAGAACTGGTGCTTTTGATCATACACGCAAACAATATTCATCTCCGGAAGAAATGAAGAAGGTAACTTTTCGTTTTGTAAATAGCGGTTTTTCTTTTGAGAAGCATAAAAGGAATAAAGTTATATTCTGTTATTACAACAGGCAGCTTTAGAAAGATACAACAAAATGAAGGGTGATGCTCCTGAAAGATTGGTTTCAGGCAGCGATGATTTCACCATGTTTCTCTGGGAACCATCTGTCAGCAAGCACCCTAAAACCCGAATGACGGGTCATCAACAGGTACCACTTTCATGCAGGAGTCTAGCGGAGCCGAGTCCGAGCTCACTTAAGCTTGCGTTTGGCTCGTTCCGTGTTCTATGtttgaagctcgagctcggcttgtttgttatttatttaatatattttttttacgcatgtaatcatacaaaataatataTAGTTATTTTATCAAATACAAAAGACTCTTAACGTGCGGCGGTACGTGACCAGTATAACGTGCGTAAATATGCAAATAGCGTGCGTAATTAGGATTAACCCAACCcatgcgtaattatgcaaataacgtgcgtaattagggtttaacccaactccatgcgtaattatgcaaataacgtGTGAAATATGTATTATATAACGTACGCAATTATGCAAAGTTAGCTACTATTGTGCCACCGCGTTCAATTGAAGGTCTAGATTAGATCGGATGTGTGGTTGAGATGCTCGCATTCGCATCGCACGATAAGGTGGtcttgtacgttaaccggcctcttATTTGTAATTATAgataataaaaattattatttttgtatAAATAATAGGCTTGTTTATGCTCACGGGACTCGTCAAGATCGGtatatgaagctcgagctcgttAAGCTCGACTCGTTTCGAGCTTTTAATGATCACATCTCGAGTAGCTCACGAGCGGCTCGACTCGTTTTCACTTCTACTTTTACGTGAAAATCGACAATAAAAACTAAATTGAACTTTACATAAtctgttgaaaaattcttatttCATACAGCTGGTAAATCATGTTTACTTTTCACCTGACGGGCAATGGATCGCGAGTGCTTCATTTGATAAATCTGTCAAGTTATGGAATGGAATTACTGGGAAGTTTGTTGCCGCCTTTCGGGGTCACGTGGGTCCGGTTTATCAGATAAGGTCAGATTCCCTTTTTTTCGCATTTATACATAGTTGTTATAAATATTGTTTAGCTTCTCACGAGCTGTGGTTTTGTGCAGCTGGTCTGCTGACAGTAGGCTTCTCCTGAGTGGTAGCAAAGACTCTACATTAAAGGTAACATCATTTTTCTTTGTAAGTTTTGAAAAAGGGTTTGTAAAACAAGCAAGGTTTAaaaaaacggaaacgagtttcgaggcgttttcacttcgcctcacgaggcgtaagcctcgaggcgaaccgaggcgtaagcccgaggcggaattaaaaataaatataaatattatatatcataTAAAAGTAGTAATACTAACTaaattcatcatcagattcatcaaaataatcaaaaacacacataaaaaagaccgaaattgcttgaaattgacacaaaaacacgaaaacatcaaaaacaaatatCTAAAACCCCTGAGGCGCACCTGAGGCGCAGCCTTTTAAGCGCCTCAACCCCTCTGAGGCGCACAAACAGTAGAAACcccctgaggcgcgcctcagaatctttttttggccgtttcgcctTGAGGCACGCCTCAGCCTCAGCCGTTTTTAAAACCATGAAAACAAGTAGCTTATTTTATGTCTTGTTAAACTGTTGGGTTCACTTTGCAAATTTGTACGTCTTGAAGTTATTAAGAGGGcgtttgggattacgttttgaagtgattatttaattatgcgtttgtaaaacataaataatctaaaaaagtgtttggatgaaaaagtgattatctgcctccaaaacgcagttttggagaagcatgtacctacatgcttttttcaaaacgcagttttgaaaacgcaaaatctattttgaaaatgcaacaccaaacagcccctaaactGATTGAATTAGTGGATTCGCTGATTCATAACTGGTGGGAGACTGCAAATTCAGTGataagttttatttgttttttcttttattttaagtctcattaatatataatttagtttttttctaataatttttaatatttaataaaattctAAATATGTAGTGTTTTTCAGCTCTATTTTTTCTGCATTTCGATTTAAATTATTTTGAAAGCTACCAAAAATACTATATTTTGAATACAACTCAGTTCTTAGTAATATCTATATATAAGTAGACTAAAAATTAGAACTGAACAACATTgtacgtgtgtgtgtgtattaAAATTTGAATGTTACAAAGATTAGAAAAAATCAAATTTATAAGTTTAATAGTAATttgaaagaaaaaagaaaataaaatatatatcaCTGAATTTAGCCTTCAACAGGTTGAGTTCATGGTTTATGACTTTATGAATAACAAATCCACTAGATTTACAACACATTAAAAACCTACTAGTTTTACACACCCGTTTTCCAAAACATTCTATTTTACCGAAAATTCCCTTGATATAAACTCAATCGGGTTATTCTTTTTCTAGGTTTGGGACGTGCGGACACAGAAATTAAAACAAGACCTTCCTGGTCATGAAGATGAGGTttgcttgtttgtttgttttttttttacttgaagATAAATGTAAATAGCAAGAACAAAGGCCATTTGGACAAGAAGGTAACTATCGATCTTTTGTTGTTAAGGTTTTTTCTGTAGATTGGAGCCCCGATGGTGAGAAGGTAGCATCGGGTGGTAGGGATAGAGTTTTGAAGCTATGGATGGGATAAATTGTGTCGTTAAGGGAAGAAAGCTTTTGGTATATGAAGTTGTACACGGACCATTTTCTGCTCTGATGTCATAGTTTGCTATGGATTCATGGTCCTTCACGACTGCGAATGAATTAATGGCTATGAACGATGACGGAAGCACCTGTGACAAGGTTTGCATCGAATCAATGGCTTAAAGGGTGACTAGAATTTGACTAGAACAAGGTTGTTGGAACGagggttgttttttttttttttaatattcaaaagatagaaaaatGAAAAGATATGTTATTTATTTTTACTGTTTACATTTAATTCTTTTAAGAAATGTTGCATGCAATAGGAAGAAATATTTTGGAGTATTAGAGCTTCTCGGATTATTGAAGAAACGATTCTTACAAGTGTTAAAACTTGGTTTATAATATTAGCAACTTGTTAACACGAGGTTTGTCTTTTCATGCTCGTTTGTGGTGTGGATACAAATATAcgagttttttgttttttttttcagtttcttGTCATCGACTCCCGGTTAAAGGTGCACATATTATGATATATACCCGTTTCTGGTTGAAACCGGGTCGTGATGGATCAACAAAAGGCAAAACCGGTTCGGGTCTATTTTTTCCAGGTTGAAATCGGTTTCTAAGTATAGGGTTGCGACCCGCTTTCAACCTTGCGAGTTACGGGTTGGTTGTTCCCTGATCGGTTTTTGTTGGGCTTAAAAAAACTAATGGGTTTAAACACAAAGCATAGAATTGAAACATGGGCTAACGTGGGAAGTAGCATCATGGGTAAAACTACCAACTAGTGGGAAATTACTCAACCAATATGACTAGATAAACATGTAATTTTAAATGTGGATTTTGACTGTTGGAGTGGGTCTTCACGGGTTGGATTGCGGGTTGGGTCATATTAACTCCCCCCTCCCCCCTCTCAAATCGCCCTTGTCCTCAAGGACGGAATGCTCGGTCCATGGCTGTCTCCATTCGACTCTATCAATGGCGTTCGGGGCGGTCTCAACGCAACGCCACAATGGCAGCCAATCACGTCTTCCGGTTGTCTTCGGTTATTTATGGCAAGAGTTGGGTGTTGCAAGTGCGATTTTTGGTGGGTGCACGTGCAGTTTTGGGCACTGGTTTGTGGTGTCCGTGGGTGTTCTTTTGGGCTTGTTTGGGAAATGGGTTGGGTGAAGTTTATGGTGTAGACGGGGTGGTATAAGAGGGTCGTTGTTTTAGGGTTGTCTTGTGGTGACGATGGGTGCGTTTTTGGATGCGGATGATTGTATATGGTGTAGGAAGGGTTTTGGAGTAACCAGCTTGGGTGGCAGTGGATCAGGTGACAGGCTGTGGTTTTAGTGGCAGACGAGCGGCGAGTGGAGGTGGTGAAGGTAGACCAAGGCTAGGTCATACTATGAAATTGTAAGAGATGGTGATTGAGactagaattagaagtgaaactCAGGTTACGGTAAACCAATTTGGTTTCATGAGAGGGCAATCAACTACAAAAGCAATACACATTCGATGATAGAAACATATAGGGAGAAAAAACATGATTCACATTTGGTCTTCATTGACCTTGAAAAGATATACGACAATGTACCACATAGATTGATTTGGGATAGTTTGAAAGGTAGAGGGATTCCTGGGAACTATCTAGACATAGGGATATGGATGATAGGACTAAAACTAGTGTCTGTGGGCCTGTAGGGGATACCGATTCCTTCCATATGGAGGTAGGATTCAACCAAGGCTCTACGTTGAGCCCTTTTTTGCGGTTATTATGCATGAGTTGTCCATAAGTTTTTCtattaataattttaaataaagttacaccataaaaacgaatattttattctctttaatttaagtatcgtattgctatagttttttcAGTTTAAAAAAGTTAACATGTTATGTGATTATCAGTGACTGTGTTTCAAGCTGCATCTAGTATATTACAAATTTTAATACATATAAGGATAGTAAAGGGCAATTTTACATAATCTTAAGAATGTAAGGAATACAACTTCTAAAACATATAGTACAATCCTTTAAAACATATTGTTAACTTTAAAACAAACTACTCCCACAATTTTTACACGCTCAATCGATTAGATGGTTTATACACCAGGATTTTTTAGCCACCTTGATAGATCACGGGGCGTAATACCACCCACTATGGTGCTTAATGAGCCCGTTTGGGCTCATAACATGTTAAATGTTCTATTGATCTTATCCATGGCGAATCCTCATCATATACTTACGTATCAAAACTTAGTTAAGCCTAATACCGCATTTCCTTGTTTAtaattgttgatgcaacaaacacgggaccaaggatggtagctaagttggttaggcaaaagggctgaagggttcagttttgcctaacgcaggtcgcggggtccctccacgtttgcaaaacgtggaaggaggttcactagtatgttcttgttatttgctttgaggttctttctccgaggccagctcgaatccagaaaagaaagcaaatagaatgaaagTGATGAAGAGTTGTTTGGAggtgacaaagaactctttgaatgactagagattaaggaatctctgccTTTTCGGAATGTCTTAGAAGTGTacatgagctgtcttcttatagtggaagacatCTCCTGAAATAGCATAAACTATACTAGCGAAACCTGTTTGcaaatggagggtttccccttttggggttgaaggctttggacccctggttaatagagtgtgcttgtgcagacctgctctgactttgtgagttggtgagcatgAGTTGGTGGGACGAGTCTCTAGACATGACTGATTACTGTTTCTCGATTTCCtcattttacagcttttcatccgatgaacctttcaaccttttaagctctttgcatattaatcattttgtttatccttgggctacccccgtcgtcagccccccaagtcagaggtttttggggtagtatgctcaaagacttctgacttttatgcatgtcttttaaaggcttcaagggttcgttgcttggaggcttgaaaggtttgaggcagttacttttttgaattttgaatttgaaacgatttgacagttgatttgattgacatgtgtcaggcggcggttttGCAGGAATCATTTATTTACCTTTATTACCCCTACTTTACTCTCATATTTATTTTAAAGTTGTAAAATTTCTTCATTTTACTTACAATCATTCACAGTTTCCTTCCTCAGGTTAGTTTCTCTTCTCCATTTTCACTTTTACTTTGTTCAatcatgggtgcccttaaggatttagcgaggTCATTCTCTCGAATAACACAAGAGGAGGTAGACCTGTTTTGTCTTGAATATGGTATTGATAAGAAATTTAATCCAACTGCCCCTGCTTGCGATGTTTCTGTTGACAAACCAAATCCTGGTTCGATTGCTTTGTATTGTCGTCACTTTCAGTGGTctaatcttcgttaccctttttcgttTTTCGTTTTGAACTTGCTTGAATATTATCGTgtttcttttgggcaagttcatccgaaggggatggctagggttttgcactttgaaaTGTTGTGTCGTGCTCTTGGGTATGATCCCTCTTTGTTGCTTTTTCGGAGATTTTTTCGTTTAGCCAAAAATGGTGATTGGTTCACCTTTGAGACatcaaaggttgatacttgtcttatttcatccatggttacaacgcttgggtcctggaaggatcggtttttctgggtttctgattctatcattcctttcaaaatggtgtggaggcgtccggatgctgttctcaatgatccGGAGCCTTCTGAGTCAGAGTTGAACGATGCCtttctttcagccattcgggggtgcccttcgagggttcgtccctttcccgaacatttgttagtgcttttaggggttagtaatatttggggaaaagccgatcgggatccggtgttaATGAGAAATGGCGTTGGTATGCATTTTTTCCCTTATGCCTTTTCTTATTTTACTTTGCTTATgccttattttcttttgttttgtttttaccagttatgtctgctttggacttcaTCAAGAGTGACGATACGTCCGACGTTGTGTTTGAAGATGCCCCGtctgttccgggtgagaatgttgttgttaggacttccgagcaaaggtttgagggcacgGGTTATGTTAGTGTTGCCAACgttaagggttttaccaagtctaCTGCCCCCAAGTCGTCAAGTCGCCGATCTTCTCGTCGTTTGCTGAAAGCTGGTCCTCAATCCACTTCcactgagccagtggatttgacTGATGATATTGAGGTTTCGGAGGATCAGGTTGAAGCGGGTGTTGAACAAGATAAGGAGTTGGTTGTTCATGGCAAGAAGGTTCGAGGCAAGAAGGTTGTTCCTGTTCAAGAATCTTCAAGCAGGGACGCTGAAGGGTTGGACCCTGAAGGTGTTTATGTGCCTGCTTGGCAAGTGAAGAATGATGATACCTTCAAGGATGCTGCcgtttgtgaggatgctcttagtcatcttgctcctccctctgttcgtgaaaccattgctgagatggacgatgactttatgttatctcgcatggttttaaccacctgtaaccttgctgccatgcttccccaagggattactcggtttcgccaaaggatgcgggagtatgaggatttctcgaagaagaaggataagatgaaatcctccctagcatcaatgaagaaggaaatagctgggtttgcagagaaggaaACAGCGTGGAAGAAGGAGGTTGATGGTTTGAAGAAGATGCATGATATTGAGATGGGTGACCTGAGGAAGAGCTTTGAAGctaacttgttgaagttgaaggcTGATCGAGAGACCTTAGCTGTCCAGCAgcaggcttttcgtgaagaaaaggaaGGGTTGAAAGCTTCATTTGGTCAAGTGACTGCGGACAATCAATGGTTGAtcgagcatggtttccagcaggttgtGACTTATCTTTTGCATTCCAAGgaatttaactctgcccttggtgatgtttacaccAAGCTTTTGAACTTGGGGAAGCATCAAGGCCTTACTGCTGGCTACAAACTTCATGAGTCTGGACAACCCTTGGAGAAGTCACCCATGtttcgccccgaggcttctgatatcttcaaggcttctgttgagcagatggaaAGGCTAACTTACCCCTTTATTCATGAGGTATcatcttgctttggtaagcctttgtctgttttacaggaATTGAAGCCTGAGGGGTTGAATGAGAAAGTTTGTGGTGAGGTTTTGGGTTCCTTGTCAAGGAAAAGGTCCTACTCTGGGGATAGTGATGATACCCTCTCGAGTTTGCCTGAGGCTTCAAAGGATGCTGGTTTAGAGACCTCTGCGGTTGGTGGTGAAGAAGGTGCTAAGATGAAGAAgactaagaaagccaagaagtctaaagctgaaggttccaagccttctgTTAACTGatatttattcgtagctttcttagcaaacactttaatgtctgtaatgttttaaacaatgttaggtttttgggaacccttaaggttcctgtggttggttaggcctgtatggccattgaacactagttttatttgcaagtcaatagggcttgctttgactatcttctgaaggtcttttatggccttctTAACTATGACATGATGGTTGTTGTTGGTGTTATTTTTGTTTGCTCCATTTGCTTGGTTTGCCTTGTGAGGTTTCAACCCTTCAGGCTTTTTGTgtagttgttaatgggttgaagcctttaacctttcaagcttGTTTTCTGTTGGCTTGAAATTTGGGTAgcttttggtttggtttgcatgTTTAGTTGATAAGTTCGTTTATCTTTTGTcccttgtttttattttcttgtcttgtctttgtttactttgtctttatgttttttacactttaaagggttcagtgctgcagtcactttgccttagtgtttatcatcaagacgtagtatctatccttttctttatttcgttgtaatttgtttgatttcgtaagtctatttattgagtacattttttagacttaaggaacgattggtgtaggctgttcaaacctgtctatgagacattcttgttttttcttaacaaatctcatggagttgtattaatctaggaactcaccccttatataggtccattcaacccttgaacctattgagcgatatggcctgggagctcatccccttacatggcccttgccatggagttttttgctaggttctcaacctgatattaggatagaaagacaagtttgataaaatgacttcattcattcaagcaatatctgc encodes:
- the LOC110922011 gene encoding notchless protein homolog yields the protein MEAREESKEVNMNNNVMCQLADPEGNPLGASMYLPQSVGPKELHQMVNQLLNNEEKLPYAFYISDKELVVQLGEYLQKHKVSVEKAVTIVYQPQAVFRIRPVNRCSSTIAGHTEAVLSVAFSPDGQHLASGSGDTTVRLWDLNTQTPLFTCTGHKNWVLCIAWSPDGKHLVSGSKSGELQCWDPLTGKPSGNLLTGHKKWITGISWEPLHLSSPCRRFVSSSKDGDARIWDVTLRRSVICLSGHTLAVTCVKWGGDGFIYTGSQDCTIKVWETTQGKLIRELKGHGHWVNSLALSTEYVLRTGAFDHTRKQYSSPEEMKKAALERYNKMKGDAPERLVSGSDDFTMFLWEPSVSKHPKTRMTGHQQLVNHVYFSPDGQWIASASFDKSVKLWNGITGKFVAAFRGHVGPVYQISWSADSRLLLSGSKDSTLKVWDVRTQKLKQDLPGHEDEVFSVDWSPDGEKVASGGRDRVLKLWMG